The following nucleotide sequence is from Lysobacterales bacterium.
CGGTGATGGACGTGACGCCGCAAGGACTGAAGCTGGTCGAAACTGCGCCGGGCGTCACCCCGGACGAACTGCGCGAGAAGACTGGCGTCGCCCTGCTCTGATCTCACCCGCCAGTTGCACTGCCCGTGCCGCCGTGCACGGGCGCAAGCGCCCGGCCGCCGCTGGCAACCGGCGCTGAACAGTGCGTGCCGGAGCCGCTAAAGTGCTGCGGCCGCACGGCGATGTCGCTATAGTGCGCGGCCGTTTTTATCCCTCCATCCGAATCAAAGGATATATGCCTCGATGAGCAGCTATCTCTTCACCTCCGAATCCGTTTCCGAAGGCCACCCGGACAAGATCGCCGACCAGATCTCCGATGCCGTGCTCGACGCCATCCTCGCGCAGGACAAGCGCGCCCGCGTGGCCTGCGAAACGATGGTGAAGACCGGCGCGGCGATCGTCGCCGGCGAAGTCACCACCAGCGCCTGGGTCGACATCGAGGCGCTGGCGCGCAAGGTCATCAACGACATCGGCTACAACAATTCCGACGTCGGCTTCGACGGCCACACCTGCGCCATCATCAACATGCTCGGCAAGCAGTCGCCGGACATCAACCAGGGCGTCGACCGCAAGAAGCCGGAAGAACAGGGCGCGGGCGACCAGGGCCTGATGTTCGGTTACGCCTGCAACGAAGCCCCGGAATACATGCCGGCGCCGATCTACTACTCGCACCGTCTGGTCGAGCAGCAGGCCAAGATGCGCAAGAAGAAGAATTCGCCGCTGCCGTGGCTGCGCCCGGACGCGAAGTCGCAGGTCACGCTGCGTTATGACGGCAACAAGATCGCCGGCATCGACGCGGTCGTGCTCTCGACCCAGCACGACGAGGACGTGAAGCAGAAGCACCTGGTCGAAGCGGTGATGGAAGAGATCATCAAGCCGGTGCTGCCGACCAAGCTGATCGACAAGAAGACCAAGTTCCACATCAACCCGACCGGCAAGTTCGTGATCGGCGGTCCGGTCGGCGACTGCGGCCTGACCGGTCGCAAGATCATCGTCGACAGCTACGGCGGCATGGCGCGCCACGGCGGCGGCGCGTTCTCGGGCAAGGATCCGTCCAAGGTCGATCGTTCGGCCGCGTATGCCGCACGCTACGTGGCGAAGAACATCGTCGCCGCCGGCCTCGCCGACAAGTGCGAAGTCCAGGTCAGCTATGCCATCGGCGTGGCCGAACCGACCTCGATCTCGGTCACCACGTTCGGCACCGGCAAGATCGGCGACGAACAGATCGAGAAGCTGATCCGCGGCCACTTCGATCTGCGCCCGTACGGCATCATCCAGATGCTCGACCTGATCCATCCGGTCTACCAGGCGACGGCCAGCTACGGCCACTTCGGCCGCAAGCCCTACGAGCACGACTACACAAACAAGGATGGCAAGAAGGTCAAGGCGACCGCGTTCTCGTGGGAGAAGACCGACCGCGCCGAAGCCCTGCGCAAGGCCGCCGGCCTCAAGGGCTAAGGTGGAAGCAGGCTCCGCCCCGCGATTTCCCCCGACAAACGGCCCGCTCACGCGGGCCGTTTGCGTTGCAGGGCTCACACCTCGGCGAAACGCCGCAACAGATTCGTGTGGGTCTTGTTGATTCGCTCGAAGGTCGCGCCGCGGCCTTCGCGGGCGAATACGTCGTCGCGAGCCTGAGCGAGATCCCACAGCATGGCTCGGACGGAAGCGTCGCGGATGAAGCTCTGGATCCAGGCGACCACGACCAGCCGCTCGCCGCGCGTGACCGGGCGCACCTGATGCGCGTCGCCCGTGTCGTAGGCGATGAGGTCGCCCGCGGCGAGCTTGACGGCAACGTTGCCGGCGCCGGTCTGAAGTTCCAGTTCGCCGCCGTCGTAGTCATCAGGCTCCGACAGGAACAGGGTCAGCGACAGGTCGCTGCGAAACACCTGGGCGTCGCCCATCAAGGCGGCGTCGACGTGCAGGCCGTAGGCCATGCCGGGGCGATAACGCGCAAGCATCAGGCCATGCAACTGGTTCGGGCACGTCGCGTGCCGGAATGCGTCGTTGCGCTTCAGCGCCGCGAGCACGATGCGGGTGATCTCGGGCATCGCCGGATCGCCGTGTGCGACTTGCTCGTTGCGCTTGATGTCATGCAGGCTTGCAGCCGCCGTCGTACGCCCGTCGATGAAGCGTGCCGACGCCGCGAGGGCTCGCAATTGCGTCAGCTCGACGGCGTCGAGCACTTGCCTAACGTGCAGCAGCATCGTTACTCGAATCCGTCCATGAAAATGTCCTTGCAGGGCGTCGTCAAGTCCGATCGACTGGTGCCGTAGACATCATGGTTGTTGGTGTCGGTGCCCGCTTGAGACGGCGCAGAGTTGCCGCTGAAGGAGACGCTGCATCCGCTCACGATCGGGAGGATGGCGGGCATGCCTTGGCGACTGGCACCGATGATGGCGTTGTGGGCGACCTGCGCAGCTTCATCGAGCACGAAAATGGCGCCGCCGAGCCGGGTCGCCGCGGCATTGCCGGACACGCTGTTCGAACTGAACAGGCTGTTGCTGATCGCCACCACGCCCGAACGCACGAACAAGCCACCGCCGAACGCTGCGCCTGCGCCGCCCGAGTTGGTCGTCGCTGCCGTGGCGCCAAAACCGGAGACACCATTCGTCGCCGGCGTGCCCAGCTCGGCATAACCCTTGGCACCGCCACCGGCACCGAATCCGCCTGCCCCGCCGTTGCCCGCACTGCCGAAACCGGAGCTTCCGCCGCGCCCGCCGCCGCCGGCGAAACCCCCGTCTCCGCCGTTCCCCGCGAAGGCCGAACCGCCGGAACTGGTATTGGTCGCGCCACCACCGCCACCACCGCCACCGAAGCCCCCCATGGCGCCATGCTGTCCACCCTGCGCCCCCAGCAGGGACGCGCCGCCGCCACCGCCACCGCCGAAACCGCCGGCACCCGGCATAGGCACGAAACCTGTACCGGTACCGCCATTGCCGCCGTTCGGCGCACCGGCGGCGCCGCCCGGAATGATGCTGGCCGTGGAAGCGTTGGCACCGCCGCCACCGCCGGATCCGATCGTCGCCGAGTTCGACGCTGTCGCGCCGGCGTTCGCACCCGCACCGTGCAGGCCGGCACCGCCGGCACCGCCGCTGTTCGAGACCACCGAACTCGCCGCACCGCCACCGGCCTGTGCACTGACGATGCTGATCCGATCCAGCCGAACATCGCCGTCGTAGACAAACAACGCACCGCCCATGCCGGGCGAGCTGCCCGCGCCATCGGCTCCGGCACCACCGACGAAACTGCAGAACTGGATCCCGAAGCGTTCGAGCACAACCGTCGGTGCAGATGTCTCGTCGCCGATGAACAGCGGCTGGCC
It contains:
- a CDS encoding methionine adenosyltransferase — encoded protein: MSSYLFTSESVSEGHPDKIADQISDAVLDAILAQDKRARVACETMVKTGAAIVAGEVTTSAWVDIEALARKVINDIGYNNSDVGFDGHTCAIINMLGKQSPDINQGVDRKKPEEQGAGDQGLMFGYACNEAPEYMPAPIYYSHRLVEQQAKMRKKKNSPLPWLRPDAKSQVTLRYDGNKIAGIDAVVLSTQHDEDVKQKHLVEAVMEEIIKPVLPTKLIDKKTKFHINPTGKFVIGGPVGDCGLTGRKIIVDSYGGMARHGGGAFSGKDPSKVDRSAAYAARYVAKNIVAAGLADKCEVQVSYAIGVAEPTSISVTTFGTGKIGDEQIEKLIRGHFDLRPYGIIQMLDLIHPVYQATASYGHFGRKPYEHDYTNKDGKKVKATAFSWEKTDRAEALRKAAGLKG
- a CDS encoding Fe2+-dependent dioxygenase, with translation MLLHVRQVLDAVELTQLRALAASARFIDGRTTAAASLHDIKRNEQVAHGDPAMPEITRIVLAALKRNDAFRHATCPNQLHGLMLARYRPGMAYGLHVDAALMGDAQVFRSDLSLTLFLSEPDDYDGGELELQTGAGNVAVKLAAGDLIAYDTGDAHQVRPVTRGERLVVVAWIQSFIRDASVRAMLWDLAQARDDVFAREGRGATFERINKTHTNLLRRFAEV